The Henningerozyma blattae CBS 6284 chromosome 7, complete genome region TGTATAATGAATTGATGTGttttattgttaaattAGCTGACCATGGTTTAATTCATTGtgattttaatgaatttaatattatgattaaagaaattaataattcgaatacagataataatactacatatactaataaaaataaaaatagcgatgattttgatttagatTTTACAGTTATCGATTTCCCACAATGTATTTCAATTAATCATGCTTATGcagaatattattttaaaagagaTGTGGATTGTATTAGAagattttttaagaaaaaactTAAATTTGAACCAATTATTGATGATTCCATGGTTGATGTATCTGGGTTTGGTAATGGGTTCAAATATCCATATCCGGTATTCGAAAGAGATGTGACACGTACACATTCTCTTGATAAGTTATTAAAGGCATCAGGCTATAATCAAaatgcaaataataataataataatgcttCAGATTCCTTAGAAGATGCCATTGATGGTATGAGAAATCATAATGATTACAATTCAGATAGCGAAACAAATGATGGTTATTCATCAGAGGATTCTAAAGACGAATATGGTTATTCTGATGAATATTCTGATGAAGAAAGTTCTGAAGAAGAGGACGATCAAGATGAAGAGAATGAAAGGATTATTGAAGCATTATCCTCAGGTGTcacaaatttgaaaatggaTAAATTAGGTAACTACATTTTAGATGACTGAGATACATCTTAGGGATTAATTAACGGggctattattatatacatTTATAAGGTGCTTGATAtgtttatataaattatgtCATACTTTCATATACATAAACTGTACATTATTAATGCATTTATATTAATCATACTCAACACCCGATCCATCATCGTCATCGGcatcgtcatcatcattgTCAAGAGGGATCGGtatattttgaaagattaaagaattttctaatttattagaGCCATTCAACCCCGTTGCTGAAGGAAACAacatttctttttgaatttcagAGGTACTTATATTTTGTTCTTCATCGTTGTCATCCTCTTCtgcttcttcttcttcttctgctTCACTAGTATTGTTATCTGAATCAGATTCGGAATCAGATCCAACCTctgattcattattaaaatcttcatcttcttcatcatcatctgaatcaaaattaattccaTCAACAGTCATACCATTTTCTGCTAATTTACTTCTTGCCTCTTTCAAAGCAGATAATTCTTCTGCAGACGTATTGGATTTCTTGGATTTAgcttttaattcttcactCATTGAATTGTCTACCacacttttatttttgacgTATTCATCGATTTTGTTAAATTCAGATTGATCAATCATGgaaaattcatatttttctgAATCCTTTGTTATTAGCGTGGCATTGAATGTAACTCTAGTGATTGATGAATAACTTATTGATTCAATGTTATCCGATTCAAAGACTAATATTGGTTTTTTAAACCCAAATATTACATAATTtggtaaaaaatataatgacCCTTCTTTTGTACCTCTATGAGCGCCCACATAAAATGATGATATGGATTGCTTATTACTCGTAGAATTAGTGTTATCAATAGAAAATGGGTCAAATATTCTGAAACCTGTCAGAATTGCTTGTTTACGCATATATTCAATACATTTACTAAAATCTTCCACTTCTTGCTCAATTAATCCagaatctttaaattgttgtaagattaattctttatttaaattaatcaatATAATGTTTGATGCACTTTTATCTATTATATTAGTAGAATTGTCatctttataattattttcattaatatatgATATGAAAAGGTATACCAATTTTGGTTTCTCTGGAACAGGTAAAAATGTAGCTAATTTgatgtttttatttaaattgaaaacagATATTTCCACTTGATCTTTATCTTTAACCAAAGATAAAATtggttttttatttttgaatgaTACATgtaaataaagatttaacttttttcttattggAGATAAGATtgatatatcttttaatttgaaaatagtaTCTTGATCAGTAATTGAAGTTAAACTATTTGATTGTTCATTGTTGTTTTCAAGATTTGTGACAGCTTTTTTGGgcaattttcttttgttctCGAGGTTACTTTCTGTAAATCCTTGAGATTTTCCATGTTTATAAACTTCTTCAAATGTTGTTAGCGATTTGGGTAATAttgttataatttttttaacttgGTGCTTCAATTGAGGAGGTAATTCATCGAGAAAATccattataaattattttttgaattaatatgacaatatattttggtATACTTTTggtttgtattatttttattttattttaaaaatattatattttgcaatattatagaaacttatattttttttagaaatcaaatgatgggaattaaaatttttttctaaagaatttcaagaaaaatggataaataatgatacaaCAAAAAGGCTAATataagtttttttttaacacAATATGCATTCTATTTACTATATACAATAAGCTGTCGTTATGATCACGAAAATTATACTAAGAATGTctgatttattttaaatcaatatttttttaatgacGGAAAAAGATATGTCGgaaaacaacaataataaaataataataatagtaataatcaGATCAATTCaaaagggaaaaaaaattaagttgagaattcttaaaaaaaaatgaggTATAAAATACTTGTACATAtttgtttatatatttgataagaTTAGTATAGTATTAGTAAGATGAATATAGTAAATTACAATAAGTAATGATAATTAATATAGGAATAAGATTGCATGTAAATTGTACAGTCCTTACATTGATGAgcatattaattaaatggTGGAATGAAGAGTATAATTAGAACAAGATAAAGTATAAAAGAGTATTAATGAAAGTGagatgaaataaaaaagaacacAAAGATATGATTAAAGCAGATATGTATAGAAAgatatattagaattgttcccattcatcttcttctggCTCTTGTCTTTTAGaagattttttcaaattactTCCATCTTGTGGAGGAATGCTGGTGTTTTGTTCCTTTTCAAATTGAGCATATCCGTTAGAACCACCTCTTGATGTATCACTAGGTTGTTGATCACCGTTATAATACGCGTAATATTGACTTTGTAAGTTTTTACTTAAAGAATTGAATGCTTCAAAACCATAAGAACTAGTTTCTTGGAATTTTTGGCCAAATTGGTTAGCAGCTCTTTTAGTATCTTCTGTCAATTCACCAGAGTTCCATTGATCAACTTTAGGTTTGATAACGTTTTGATTCAAATCATCAAAGGATTGAGAAACAGCAGATGAGAAGAGACTCCAACCTTTTGTAAAAGTGCCCAGTGGATctttttggaaattttcTAAACTGACAGTACTATTTGCATTAGGAGTAGAACTATTATTGACAGGCATGGTATTACCAAACCCTTGGTATTTCCCACCTTGAGAAGGAGGAAGATCAGTGGATCTATTTTGGTTAGCTTCCCCTAGTCTAGCGAAGTATGCCTCATTCTTTAGTTGTTGAGATGGGGTAGCAGTCgatttagaagaaataatGGATTCCATGGGAGTGGATGATTGTTCTTTATCGTTATTGTTGGCGTTGTTTAAAGTTGTATATACTACAGGGGCCACTTTACCTAATTTTGAAGGATCAAATTCTGGGTGAGTTGGTTCaacaaattctttatcttcaattaaacaagttaatttttctttataatcTTGAGCAATTGGattatcatatttaaatttttgtgGTAATGTGATATCAATCCCATGAGATTTCATATACTCTGTGAATGGTTCATTCCCACCTTTTTCCATTCTAACCAATTCTTCTGGTTTAAATTGATCCATGGTAATAGATCTAACAAATGAGATATGGACACCTAACGATCTATGAGTACCAGCACATTCCaagcaaataaaaataccgAATTTAGGAGACGCCCATTGAGGATTTGGTGCATTGCAATCAACACATCTCTTATTGGCACcaattttttgtaattgtaataatCTTCTTCTATTATCAGGATCAATTTTCCATTCAgacattttaaaaatatttaaatatattaattatatcaCGTTAGTTACCTCTATAATGTTTTTgcaattatttaatattaagcTAACTATATGTGATTAAAACAATACTATAGTTCTtgtgaatttttaataccaaacaatatttattttagtGTGCTTAAAaagtaaatataaatacGATTCcgttaatttcaaataattgatgttgttctttttttaatttccattaaatattattattatttatttattattattgatcttattattattacaggaatcaaatttgaattttacCGGAAACTTTCTGgcttgaaaaaaaaaaaatataaaaaaagaaagaagtGTTCGCAGGTTCGAATCTTTAAGAagtttgaaatataaatattaatgctAAGACTTTTTCgttttaaagataaaaatagtaGTTGGTTTCTTGTAGCACCAAAAGATCTTATCTTATCACGCAAAGATGACAGTTAACTGCTTATTATGTGAAAAAATGTAGTAGTTAATTTGTTATCAGATAATGATCTCATAATCGTTTCGTATAGAGGGGAGGAGGATATAAATTATGCTAACCTATAGACATAAATAGGAAATCAGAATAAAAGTTTTTACTTTCATTAAGAATCATAAAATCATTGTAGACGTAGAACTTGATCACCACCTTGGTAATCAAATGGTTCGAACCCATATTTGTTGGCAAAATCGCGAGGTACAAAACGTCCTCcaatataatgaattgtATTTGGTTTCAATAACGAACTGCATGGTTTGGGTACAGTTAAAGATACCAAGACCTTTGGGTTTAATACTGGGCTTGCTGGAGTCTCTTCTAATGGAGGTCCTTGATCAACATCCCATCCACTAGGTACATCAACACTGACTACTGGGAGATTTTGTTGCACACGCGCCACTTCTGCCATTATAGTAGTGAAAGGTTCACGTAATGGTGGTTTGAAACTAAATCCGAATAAAGCATCAACAATGCATAGGGTGCGATCAGGTTGTAAATAAGTTAACCAATCAGAATCGTCTAAAAGTGGAACATGGACGAATTCTAATTGATGGACCAATTGACTATAAAACTCAACTCTACCGTTACGTTTTGGGTAATAGACAACTGGGTTATatccaaataatttcaaatggCGTGCACATACAAGCCCATCGCCACCATTATTACCTGGACCAGCAAGAACTAAGATATGTTTGTTAGAATTTGTAGCAGTAGGTGGAAACGAATGTTGTACTGCTTGTGCGACACTCAGTCCTGCTAGTTCCATTAATTGCTGTAATGTATAACCCACTTTGGGTCccattaattctttatccAATTCTGCCGCTAATTTAGCACTCACTACCTTAAAATtgttcatttttatttataactAAATGGGTATCTATGGTGAGCTCAATTACTCGATAAATCGTTCTTATATTGTGGATTATATGAAACTACCATTTAGTAATAGATCcacttttcttttctatttATAAGATGGTTGTTATTGTTAcgtatattattttttgtatttcgtcTGCTTAAACTTTTTACGGTCCATTGTTGTATACCCCTTTCGTAATACTTTCTTTACTAAtaggaaataaaaatagaaaaaataaatatttataaaaaaataaaaaataattaaaaaaaataaaaaaaaaaaatttagttaattcaattacagttttttttagaatttatCATGTGGTAATATCAGAATGTCCCCATTGTTAAGGTCTTTGCATGTCACTTAATAAACTTCGGATACAACCCATATCTTCAATAAGCATCTTGCGTAACCATTGAGTCTCTTGTCTTTGAACTTCAAGCTCACGTTCTAATTGCAAAATACgttgatttttttcatttaatatcagATCGTAAgaatttttgatttgttTAGACATGGCATCGGCTGTTGCTATTGCACTTGCtgtaatattatcaatttgatTGAAATTACTGGTAGAatcgttattattttgatttcgaatttgattttgattttgattattatttattaaatccaACGAAATCAtatgattatttgaattatcacTAAACATGgttaaattattcatttccAAGCTATTTTGTTGAGATGTATTTTGAGctgtatttatattttgtttgttcATAGTGGTAGTAGTAGCAGTAGGAGCAGTACCTGTGTTGTTCAAattcataatattttcattcttgTTCATAGAATTTGCATCCATAGTAATTTCAGAATCCAGTTTCTTGTTATTGTTCCTCGTTGCCTTTGTTCTACGTGGTTTTGCAGTGGTTGTTGAATTGGTGGAGTTGTTATTGGTTAAAGTAATGTTCTTCCCTTTACCCTTTGTCACCttattagttttattatttcgtGTATTTTTAGTCTTTGTTGTATTTGTAGTGGAACTTGAAGTAGAAGTAGAAATTGTAGTAGAAGAATAGGAcgatgtattttttttgttattatttgaagatggAATATCATtagtagaattattattctttatgaatttgtttgttttaaGTGTTGTTTtgtcattatcattatttgttatAGAAGAAGTAGTTGcttgattattattggtagtTGGATGATTTAAATCCGcaaattgtaataattcttcCACAGCATCTGCACTAAATGTATCTACATTTACATCCAACGAACTTAGAGATCTTCTTTTCCAAGTAGTTCCTGTGAATTCACCCAAGGATCCAGTTGTTGGTACATGGTTTGAAAtcatgttattattattgttattattactagtCGTTACGGTATTAGAATTTacattagtattattactgGTTAACGCAttgaattcaaaatttgcATAAGAACCTGGACTTGTAGGCTGAGTATAATAGCCATTCAACGATCGAGAATTGATCTCCTGGGAGATATTATGTAATCGTTTTGTCAATTGTTGTGGTAGTGTATCATCCATGAGCATACTATTTAAAGTTGGGTTCATTGTTGTATTGTTGGTGCTGCTActgctgttgttgttgttgttgttgttgttgttgttgttgttgttgttgttgttgttgttgttgttgttgttgttgttgttgttgttattgttattgttattgttattgttattgttattgttactGGTGTTATTTGGAGAATTTTTTGTCATTAAATCATTAGAAcctaaatttgaattagtatTGTTGATTTGGcttttatttaaagtaGAGTCCAATTTCGATGCAAGATTAACTGCACTATTATTTTGGGTATTATTCgatgtattatttgatgtaTTGTTCGAAGTGTTGGTTGaggtattattttttttatttttagataacTGTCTATTCATTTGCCCCGTTTGTCTATCATAAactttgaaaatgatatttgaaattaaactCCAATATTCATCACCGGCCAAGTCgttttctattttaatttgCCATAGATTGTTATcgattttgataaaatatttgctATAAGGTGAAACATCATAAGACAAgttcaattctttaatgATTTGTTGAAACCTTTGGTAAAGTTCAATGGCGGATTTAGGTGAGGTAGAAGAGTTATCGAATAATCCTGTTGAAATAACAAGACTGTACAATTTAGAGATCTTTTGGAAAATCTGAGTGTATTGGATCGTGTTTGATGTGGTATTCATAGGTTCTGGATCATTATTGTTTGAATTGTTGTTATTGGAATTAGGAGTCGTCGAAGAAGTTTGTGGAGAATTCGAGACACtttgtaaaaaattactatTGATGATTGagttattagaaaataaagaataacTTCTAATGATGAATACATCTAATTTAGTTTGAGGATGGATGATGCCCACTGGTGTGGTAATATGTTCTAAGGATGAGAAATCGATATCATCCATGGTTGGAGAGAGGGAGATATCTGGTTGTCAAACAGGATAATTTTCTgggggaaaaaaaaaataaatctaatgCACTGAAAAAAGactaaattaaataagtacaaattaaaacaaataattgaGTATGTATTTTGATtagttttcttttattagatttaataTTCGCTTCGCTTATTTGatttcaagaaataaaatttccaattaaatttcaaattttgaaatttcatttattagGGCGAATATggaaattatatatatatatatacgtatatatatatatatatattatattaaatgcTACTGACAATAGCAGGAAACAAAACATGATGAAATACAACAAAGCATCCTAAAGTATAATAAAactcatatatatatatatatatgcgTTTGTCATATAAAACAATAAGTAATTATAACACTTCTATATGTAAATGAGGCACACAGCATGCAGATAAGGTCAAGAAGTTTTACCTATAGATGTATAGATATTTGTTGCCGCGCTAATTTCGATAAAACCAACCTAATATTTAACGATCTCTAACAGTTTCCTACTTGTTCAATAACTACCAAATTAAAAAGTTGaaattcatctttatttttttggtgCCTGGCGGTGTTTGGCGGTGTTGAAAGGCGGCAATTTAATTTCCAACACATGATAGAAATTGTGTGCACGTGATATCAAATATTGTAATCACGTGATGTAAATATAGTTAATCTGTTGATAGTTCTATCGTATCAcatgataaatattaatgtcACGTGTATTCCATTCTCGAATCACGTGTTAATTACTGAATTAGGCAGAAACATTTAAAAGGCGGGAGTTTCCCCTTTTTTGGGCATTTTTCCTCGTACACACGTGGCCGCTTATTTCCTATTTCCCGAAACGGCACGTGGCAGTCTTTCATTACCTGAAACGGCTCAGGGGTATCACCAAAACCGGCAACCAGCTATTGGCCTCTTTCGGCAAAGCTCATTCTTTGCCAAATTCCGAATTCAGACACAACCCAGAATGGGCGACTCATTTGCTCCCGAAACTGCgatgatatatatatatagattatagatatatatataagaatgaaatttcaagataatgtctattatattttgtttctGATACATCATTTAGTATTCATatcaagaatatatattttaaaattgcaAGATAAAGGCACTAGAGCAAGGGTAGATCTagaaacaaattaaataaaaatccaTTACCAATGACTGTTTCGAATCCACCTTTACAGAAACGTCGTTACGAGTCCAAGAGAGGTGTCACCTACTCAATTATGCTTTGTGGTGCTAACGGCACTGGTAAGACTACTTTTGCCAATAACCTCCTTGAAACGAATGTTTTTCAACACCGTTACTCCTTGcaagataatttttcttctgcTGCATCTCCCAATTCCACACCTCTTCTAACTTCAATCCTTCCAAACTCtaacaacagcaacaacaacaacaacagatTTACACCTTTTGGATCAGCACTTAACGGTGTACGTGTCACTTCCCCTACACGTTCTGTGGCTTCGAAACAAAACTCGGCTAGGTGTTCCACTTCTACCGACCTCCTACAACCTTTGAACCCTGCAGATGCTCATATTGAGCCTGGTGTGGTCTTGACCTCTACTTCTTTGGATGTCACTTCCAAGACCATTGAAATGGCCGACAACGAGGGAGATTTCTTTCATGACGTCGACACAGATATCGAGAACGAAGacgaagatgaagaagatgaagatgaagacATTACATCTTCGGAAGAATCCTCGGAAAAACCTTCTTCCGGCGCTACGCCATTCCACTTGCCCAAAAggaaaaaggaaaatgCATTGTTCCATCTTAACTTGATCATCACTCATGGACTTGGTGAAAACTtggatgaagatgaatatATCACAGAGATTTCTAAACACTTTGAACGTCAATTCGATTTAACAATTAGTGAAGAGACTAGAATCAATAGAAATCCGCGTTACAAAGACACTAGAATCCATGTGgctttatattttattgaaaatactGGTCATGGGTTAAAAGAAATCGATatcaaattaatgaaactaTTGGCCAAATATACAACCGTTTTGCCCATTATCTCCAAAGCTGATTCGTATACAACTCAAGAATTAACgagtttgaaaaaattcatcatGAAAGATATTGAGAAATATAACATTCCCATCTATAAATTCCCTTTTGATAGAAACTTTgatgataaagaattgaTTAAAGAGCATCAATACTTATCATCGTTACAACCTTTTGCTGTTGCTTGTTCCGATcaaaaagatgaagatggtCACTACGTAAGAGAATACCCTTGGGGTACCGTACCTATCAATGATCAATCCTTATTCCaattaattgttttgaaGAAAGTCTTGTTTGGTTCTCATTTACAAGAGTTTAAAGATTTGACTGAAAACGTTCTTTATGAGAAATATAGAGTCGCTAGATTGACTAAAGTTGGTAGAGATGTCAAATCCATTAAACAGAGAACAATTTCTAATCCACGTATTGACACCACGCGTACATCTTCTATGACTCCATCTACCACTTCTTCTACCACTTCATCCACTGTCTCCACAGCAACGGGCAAATATCTAGAACATAAAGCTACAGATATGTACCATTCTGACTCAGAACCAAGTGATGATGAGACTCGTCATTACATGACTCCAAAAAGTTCAGTCTATTATACACCAGAGACTCCTCATGCTGAtgtatttgaaaatgtacaagattatttgaaacCTTCGGATTCGTTAGTCAATAAACCAACGATCTTAAGAGCCAAAAATATGTCCAAATCAGTTCCTTTTATGTTAAGAAGAGATTTTGTGGCCTCTGAAAGAGAAAGGTTACACAATTTGAAAGGTATGAGCGACACAACAAAAGATTTGGATCTTAGAATTAGACAAATGGAATTAAGAGcaaaagaattgaaattgcAAGAACAAGAGCtgaaaagaattaataaactCGCCACGGCAAACGTCGCAAATTATAATCAACATTAAGCTTTATTCTTATATCTTTTACCCTTCTCCTTTTGTGtttttaaatctatttAATGAATGATACCCAACCctaattattaattatattattataaatgttattttttttaccctTTTCCCCCCTCTTCGTTACTGgtttttttcttccttTCTTTGGAAATATCCCATTTTTAATGGGAAttgtaattctttatcatgttcattttcaattttaccTTTAATCTtactttcaatttattcTCCTTTTATATCAAGATATTCAACTActtcatatatttataagCTACTTCAATATTATGAATAGACTtgttatataaattaataaaataatacaaacaGCAACTTCAAAAATGTGTCGTGGAATAAGCTGTAAATACGGTTTGTAATTCTACTTCTAGCATATCACGtgatttctaaattttaGACAAAAAGAAATGCCATCTCCTAGAATCGAACCAGGGTTTCATCGGCCACAACGATGTGTACTAACCACTATACTAAGATGGCATGTTATTTGTTGAAAATCTTATTTTGCATTAAAGTATATATAGTACCACAACAAACGTTCTTCTCTACTAAGACATCTTAAAGgagtaaaaaaaacatttaaGAATCTTACGAAGGtatgaatataaataaatttattttggtATTAACGATACACCTCTAAGAATTTCCAAATAAATACCagcttttttcttttttactataatgtttaataaaacttatttatttactcagtaaaattaatatctaGAGCAATAATCTTAAGCAACTGCTTATAGCACTTAAGATTCTAACAATTTataatagttttattaCTAAATATCTCTAGGGTCGTCACGTACTATAGATATTATAATTCCTTTAAATTCTTCCCAATACTGTATGTTGGCAGATTTAAGTCAACGTTGTTAgttctaataaatatatttataagtATGATATGCTCAATTTACGGAAATACGCTTGTGGTTAAAAAATGCtacaaattataaaaaatattatctcACAGTCCAAGATTactggaatatgattatatcattttctattaagtggtaaaagacttttatcacgtgacttattatttaaaatgtgtttttctttttatatcgaaaaacactatttaagaaatatattcattttagttatagtatttactatatatgtctaaatagagtaatcgtctttacatcttaaacactgtataacaatgtctaactctcttgaatcccagtaaatatgaatatgtAAAACTCAGTGAAGTGTCACAAATTTTCCTTCACAACATGTCTTGAAGTTTTGAGCCAATCGGTAATGGCTCTACTTTTAACTATAAAAACCACAAAGAAAAGGGtttacaaataaatttttt contains the following coding sequences:
- the RIO2 gene encoding protein kinase RIO2 (similar to Saccharomyces cerevisiae RIO2 (YNL207W); ancestral locus Anc_2.44), with product MKLDISYMRYLTPEDFKVLKGVEQGSKNHEVVPTSLINNLSGLKSPSATNKSIADLAKLKLISKHRNSKYDGYKLTYNGIDYLAMNSLLLHDTIYSIGHMIGIGKESDIYKVSDKSGNTRVMKIHRLGRTSFQTVKNNRDYLKKNSKIGTNWMVLSGLAALKEYQFMSILYSNDFKVPKPFDNSRHIIIMELIEGYPMRRLRSKNQLKLAKLYNELMCFIVKLADHGLIHCDFNEFNIMIKEINNSNTDNNTTYTNKNKNSDDFDLDFTVIDFPQCISINHAYAEYYFKRDVDCIRRFFKKKLKFEPIIDDSMVDVSGFGNGFKYPYPVFERDVTRTHSLDKLLKASGYNQNANNNNNNASDSLEDAIDGMRNHNDYNSDSETNDGYSSEDSKDEYGYSDEYSDEESSEEEDDQDEENERIIEALSSGVTNLKMDKLGNYILDD
- the RTT106 gene encoding Rtt106p (similar to Saccharomyces cerevisiae RTT106 (YNL206C); ancestral locus Anc_2.45), with product MDFLDELPPQLKHQVKKIITILPKSLTTFEEVYKHGKSQGFTESNLENKRKLPKKAVTNLENNNEQSNSLTSITDQDTIFKLKDISILSPIRKKLNLYLHVSFKNKKPILSLVKDKDQVEISVFNLNKNIKLATFLPVPEKPKLVYLFISYINENNYKDDNSTNIIDKSASNIILINLNKELILQQFKDSGLIEQEVEDFSKCIEYMRKQAILTGFRIFDPFSIDNTNSTSNKQSISSFYVGAHRGTKEGSLYFLPNYVIFGFKKPILVFESDNIESISYSSITRVTFNATLITKDSEKYEFSMIDQSEFNKIDEYVKNKSVVDNSMSEELKAKSKKSNTSAEELSALKEARSKLAENGMTVDGINFDSDDDEEDEDFNNESEVGSDSESDSDNNTSEAEEEEEAEEDDNDEEQNISTSEIQKEMLFPSATGLNGSNKLENSLIFQNIPIPLDNDDDDADDDDGSGVEYD
- the TBLA0G00390 gene encoding uncharacterized protein (similar to Saccharomyces cerevisiae GCS1 (YDL226C) and SPS18 (YNL204C); ancestral locus Anc_2.46); amino-acid sequence: MSEWKIDPDNRRRLLQLQKIGANKRCVDCNAPNPQWASPKFGIFICLECAGTHRSLGVHISFVRSITMDQFKPEELVRMEKGGNEPFTEYMKSHGIDITLPQKFKYDNPIAQDYKEKLTCLIEDKEFVEPTHPEFDPSKLGKVAPVVYTTLNNANNNDKEQSSTPMESIISSKSTATPSQQLKNEAYFARLGEANQNRSTDLPPSQGGKYQGFGNTMPVNNSSTPNANSTVSLENFQKDPLGTFTKGWSLFSSAVSQSFDDLNQNVIKPKVDQWNSGELTEDTKRAANQFGQKFQETSSYGFEAFNSLSKNLQSQYYAYYNGDQQPSDTSRGGSNGYAQFEKEQNTSIPPQDGSNLKKSSKRQEPEEDEWEQF
- the NNR1 gene encoding NADHX epimerase (similar to Saccharomyces cerevisiae YNL200C; ancestral locus Anc_2.49) encodes the protein MNNFKVVSAKLAAELDKELMGPKVGYTLQQLMELAGLSVAQAVQHSFPPTATNSNKHILVLAGPGNNGGDGLVCARHLKLFGYNPVVYYPKRNGRVEFYSQLVHQLEFVHVPLLDDSDWLTYLQPDRTLCIVDALFGFSFKPPLREPFTTIMAEVARVQQNLPVVSVDVPSGWDVDQGPPLEETPASPVLNPKVLVSLTVPKPCSSLLKPNTIHYIGGRFVPRDFANKYGFEPFDYQGGDQVLRLQ
- the GCR2 gene encoding Gcr2p (similar to Saccharomyces cerevisiae GCR2 (YNL199C); ancestral locus Anc_2.50), whose translation is MDDIDFSSLEHITTPVGIIHPQTKLDVFIIRSYSLFSNNSIINSNFLQSVSNSPQTSSTTPNSNNNNSNNNDPEPMNTTSNTIQYTQIFQKISKLYSLVISTGLFDNSSTSPKSAIELYQRFQQIIKELNLSYDVSPYSKYFIKIDNNLWQIKIENDLAGDEYWSLISNIIFKVYDRQTGQMNRQLSKNKKNNTSTNTSNNTSNNTSNNTQNNSAVNLASKLDSTLNKSQINNTNSNLGSNDLMTKNSPNNTSNNNNNNNNNNNNNNNNNNNNNNNNNNNNNNNNNNNNNNNSSSSTNNTTMNPTLNSMLMDDTLPQQLTKRLHNISQEINSRSLNGYYTQPTSPGSYANFEFNALTSNNTNVNSNTVTTSNNNNNNNMISNHVPTTGSLGEFTGTTWKRRSLSSLDVNVDTFSADAVEELLQFADLNHPTTNNNQATTSSITNNDNDKTTLKTNKFIKNNNSTNDIPSSNNNKKNTSSYSSTTISTSTSSSTTNTTKTKNTRNNKTNKVTKGKGKNITLTNNNSTNSTTTAKPRRTKATRNNNKKLDSEITMDANSMNKNENIMNLNNTGTAPTATTTTMNKQNINTAQNTSQQNSLEMNNLTMFSDNSNNHMISLDLINNNQNQNQIRNQNNNDSTSNFNQIDNITASAIATADAMSKQIKNSYDLILNEKNQRILQLERELEVQRQETQWLRKMLIEDMGCIRSLLSDMQRP
- the TBLA0G00420 gene encoding uncharacterized protein (similar to Saccharomyces cerevisiae SHS1 (YDL225W); ancestral locus Anc_2.51), yielding MTVSNPPLQKRRYESKRGVTYSIMLCGANGTGKTTFANNLLETNVFQHRYSLQDNFSSAASPNSTPLLTSILPNSNNSNNNNNRFTPFGSALNGVRVTSPTRSVASKQNSARCSTSTDLLQPLNPADAHIEPGVVLTSTSLDVTSKTIEMADNEGDFFHDVDTDIENEDEDEEDEDEDITSSEESSEKPSSGATPFHLPKRKKENALFHLNLIITHGLGENLDEDEYITEISKHFERQFDLTISEETRINRNPRYKDTRIHVALYFIENTGHGLKEIDIKLMKLLAKYTTVLPIISKADSYTTQELTSLKKFIMKDIEKYNIPIYKFPFDRNFDDKELIKEHQYLSSLQPFAVACSDQKDEDGHYVREYPWGTVPINDQSLFQLIVLKKVLFGSHLQEFKDLTENVLYEKYRVARLTKVGRDVKSIKQRTISNPRIDTTRTSSMTPSTTSSTTSSTVSTATGKYLEHKATDMYHSDSEPSDDETRHYMTPKSSVYYTPETPHADVFENVQDYLKPSDSLVNKPTILRAKNMSKSVPFMLRRDFVASERERLHNLKGMSDTTKDLDLRIRQMELRAKELKLQEQELKRINKLATANVANYNQH